The sequence ACAGATAATGTATAGATTAAGCAAGCGTAACCTTTGCTGGTGATGCCTCCATGCTCCTTCGATAAACTGCGTTGAGTTTGTTATTGTGGATCCTAACATTTATGGCACATATTTTGTGTTGAAGAACCAATTTAACCcaaaaacttaagctattgAGTGAGGCCCTTAGAATTGTCTTATATTACTCTTTTGCTATTTCAATGATCGCTTTTCTTCATTGTCAGGGAGAAATCAGTTCTGAGATTGGATGCTTCGATCATTTCTGCAGGACTTGCTCAAGAACTTAAAAGGTTTAAAATACAGAATATGTCCGAAACCGATGGCAGGGTGGACTTCTTTGACGAGATGAAACAGAGGTTTCTGAGTTTCAAGAAGCAAAAGTATTTGTAAGTATAAGATTACAAGCAATGAGTGATGTTATAGCTTTGAGAAAGTCTATTTGCTTTTTCATCCTTTTGTTGTCCTGTGTTGTTGAACAGGGGAGAAGTGGAGCATTTCAAAACTCTTGCTGAAGCGCAATCACCAAAGGTgttaaaaacaacttgtttGCTCTtggatttttaatgtttttgctgTCCTTCATTTCTGCCATTCTTTAATGCAAGTAGAAGCTATGTAGTTATTTTCAAACTGACAAATTGAACAGTTTATGGTGATTGCTTGCGTGGACTCTAGGGTATGCCCCTCTAACATCCTTGGATTTCAACCTGGAGAAGCTTTTATGGTTCGAAATGTTGCAAATCTTGTCCCCCCTCTCGAGGTAAGGTCAACTGAGCTTAACTTCAATATTTCCTTGCAAATTTAACTGGCTTAATTTTCTGTTTTGCACAGAACGGACGGACAGAAACTAATGCTGCCCTTGAATTTGCTgtaaaaactcttcaagttaGTGCTTAGGCCATCATATAATAGTATTATCTGTTTCATATTTTTCCGCAAATGTACTTATATCTGATTATGCAAAGTGGTTGGTGCACCCTGCAGGTGCAAAATATATTCATCATTGGCCATAGTTGCTGTGCAGGAATTCAAGCGCTAATGACCATGCAAGATGATGAGAACTCCAGGTTTAACAACTCATGTTCTTTCTCCTGATGAATATGAATTTCAgatattttatcttaatatatctcgagaatttttcttcatttttcaacaTTCATGTCCTGTAGCTTCATCGAGAAGTGGGTTGCTAATGCAAAAGTTGCAAAGTTAAGAACGAAAGAAGCAATTCACCTTAGCTTTGATCAACAATGCAAACATTGT is a genomic window of Populus alba chromosome 5, ASM523922v2, whole genome shotgun sequence containing:
- the LOC118036693 gene encoding beta carbonic anhydrase 5, chloroplastic isoform X3 → MIWGIRSKTSSIITTMASLRPSSVKGDPIQFSPFSAITNSFTGFHRNWLSLRTEKLGRVDNTWLRLSPSLKEKSVLRLDASIISAGLAQELKRFKIQNMSETDGRVDFFDEMKQRFLSFKKQKYLGEVEHFKTLAEAQSPKFMVIACVDSRVCPSNILGFQPGEAFMVRNVANLVPPLENGRTETNAALEFAVKTLQVQNIFIIGHSCCAGIQALMTMQDDENSSFIEKWVANAKVAKLRTKEAIHLSFDQQCKHCEKPN
- the LOC118036693 gene encoding beta carbonic anhydrase 5, chloroplastic isoform X1, whose product is MIWGIRSKTSSIITTMASLRPSSVKGDPIQFSPFSAITNSFTGFHRNWLSLRTEKLGRVDNTWLRLSPSLKEKSVLRLDASIISAGLAQELKRFKIQNMSETDGRVDFFDEMKQRFLSFKKQKYLGEVEHFKTLAEAQSPKFMVIACVDSRVCPSNILGFQPGEAFMVRNVANLVPPLENGRTETNAALEFAVKTLQVQNIFIIGHSCCAGIQALMTMQDDENSSFIEKWVANAKVAKLRTKEAIHLSFDQQCKHCEKESINCSLLNLLTYPWIEERVRKGTLSLQGGYYDFLRCTFEIWTLDFKESNVSHGSKISVKDQAFWC
- the LOC118036693 gene encoding beta carbonic anhydrase 5, chloroplastic isoform X2: MASLRPSSVKGDPIQFSPFSAITNSFTGFHRNWLSLRTEKLGRVDNTWLRLSPSLKEKSVLRLDASIISAGLAQELKRFKIQNMSETDGRVDFFDEMKQRFLSFKKQKYLGEVEHFKTLAEAQSPKFMVIACVDSRVCPSNILGFQPGEAFMVRNVANLVPPLENGRTETNAALEFAVKTLQVQNIFIIGHSCCAGIQALMTMQDDENSSFIEKWVANAKVAKLRTKEAIHLSFDQQCKHCEKESINCSLLNLLTYPWIEERVRKGTLSLQGGYYDFLRCTFEIWTLDFKESNVSHGSKISVKDQAFWC